In one Myripristis murdjan chromosome 5, fMyrMur1.1, whole genome shotgun sequence genomic region, the following are encoded:
- the kbtbd8 gene encoding kelch repeat and BTB domain-containing protein 8 — protein MAASGEVGKLLQVQNGTPPNTNYNGVDAVHACNILQQLKALYDEAQLTDIVVEVDHGKTFSCHRNVLAAISPYFRSMFTSGLTESNQREVRIVGVESESMHLVLDYAYTSRVTLSESNVQALFTAASIFQIPALQDQCAQFMISRLDPQNCIGVYMFADAYGHQELRERSQDYIRKKFLCVSWEQEFLQMTKEQLVSILNNDDLNVEKEEHVYESIVRWLEHDWPGREVYLAEVFSKCIRLPLLDEAFLSRIPAPFACALTLSKDPAETKGRLSDTNGCPQRLGMTASEMVICFDAAHKHSGKKQTVPCLDTATGRVFKLCKPPNDLREVGILVSSENDIYIAGGYRPSNSEVSIDHRAESDFWQYEHAGNRWLPRAPLLRARIGCRLVHCCGKLYALGGRVYEGDGRNALKSVECYDARDNCWTAVSPMPVAMEFHSAVEYRDRIYILQGEYFFCFDPRKDYWGHLAPMNVPRSQGLAALYKNCIYYIAGICRNHQRTFTVEVYDIEQNTWSRKRDLPFDQATSPYIKAMLLQGKLHLFVRATQVMVEEHVFRTSRKNSLYQYDDEVDVWTKVYETPDRLWDLGRHFECVVAKLYPQCLQKVL, from the exons atggctgccagtggag AGGTAGGGAAGCTGTTACAAGTACAAAATGGGACGCCTCCAAACACCAACTACAACGGGGTAGATGCTGTTCATGCTTGTAACATCCTTCAGCAGCTCAAAGCCTTGTATGATGAAGCACAGCTCACAGACATTGTTGTAGAAGTGGACCATGGCAAGACTTTCTCCTGTCACCGAAATGTCCTTGCTGCAATCAGCCCATACTTTAG GTCCATGTTCACCAGTGGCCTTACAGAAAGCAACCAGCGTGAGGTCAGAATTGTTGGGGTGGAATCTGAATCCATGCACCTCGTCCTAGACTATGCCTACACGTCCAGGGTCACTCTTTCTGAGTCCAATGTTCAGGCTCTGTTCACTGCAGCCAGCATCTTCCAGATTCCTGCCCTGCAGGACCAGTGTGCCCAGTTTATGATCAGCCGGCTTGACCCTCAGAACTGCATAGGGGTCTACATGTTTGCTGATGCCTATGGCCATCAGGAGTTGAGGGAACGCTCGCAAGACTACATCCGCAAAAAG TTCTTGTGTGTGTCATGGGAACAGGAGTTCCTTCAGATGACCAAGGAGCAACTGGTCAGTATTTTGAACAATGATGACCTGAACGTAGAGAAGGAAGAGCACGTTTACGAGAGCATTGTCCGCTGGTTGGAGCATGATTGGCCTGGCCGTGAGGTGTACCTAGCTGAGGTTTTTTCCAAGTGCATCCGTCTGCCCTTACTGGATGAGGCCTTCCTCAGTCGGATACCAGCCCCCTTTGCATGTGCCCTCACCCTGTCCAAGGACCCTGCTGAGACCAAAGGCCGCCTCAGTGACACCAATGGTTGCCCCCAGCGCTTGGGTATGACTGCCTCTGAGATGGTCATCTGCTTTGACGCCGCTCACAAACACTCAGGGAAGAAGCAGACGGTGCCTTGCCTGGACACAGCCACCGGCAGGGTGTTCAAGCTCTGTAAACCGCCCAACGACCTCCGAGAGGTGGGCATCCTGGTATCATCGGAGAATGATATCTACATCGCTGGAGGCTACCGACCTAGTAACAGTGAAGTGTCCATAGACCATCGGGCTGAAAGTGACTTCTGGCAATATGAGCATGCAGGTAACCGGTGGCTTCCACGGGCACCTCTGCTAAGGGCCAGGATAGGCTGTAGGCTGGTGCACTGCTGTGGGAAGCTTTATGCACTGGGCGGCCGTGTATATGAAGGTGATGGGCGAAATGCATTAAAGTCAGTGGAGTGCTACGATGCCAGGGATAACTGCTGGACAGCCGTCAGCCCCATGCCAGTCGCCATGGAGTTTCACAGTGCTGTGGAGTACAGAGACCGCATCTATATCCTCCAAG GTGAATATTTCTTCTGCTTTGACCCCCGCAAGGACTATTGGGGTCACCTGGCCCCGATGAATGTCCCTCGGAGCCAGGGTCTGGCTGCCTTATATAAGAACTGCATCTACTACATTGCAGGCATCTGCAGGAACCACCAGCGCACCTTCACTGTGGAGGTCTATGACATCGAGCAAAACACGTGGAGCCGGAAGAGAGACCTGCCCTTTGACCAAGCCACAAGCCCCTATATCAAGGCCATGCTGCTGCAGGGCAAGCTACACCTGTTTGTACGAGCAACACAGGTCATGGTGGAGGAGCATGTGTTCCGCACCAGCCGTAAGAACTCCCTTTACCAGTATGATGATGAGGTGGACGTATGGACCAAAGTCTATGAGACCCCTGACCGCCTCTGGGATTTGGGCCGCCATTTCGAATGTGTGGTGGCCAAACTTTACCCTCAATGTCTACAGAAAGTGCTTTGA